A single Pseudomonas sp. MM223 DNA region contains:
- the ttuB_1 gene encoding Putative tartrate transporter (*Name ttuB_1), with the protein MTTLTSAAASAPAATTEQRLNGLLLRKLMPLLIVVYVMSFLDRTNIALAKASMGIDLGLSAAAYGLGAGLFFLTYALAEVPSNLIMHRVGARFWITRIMITWGLLSSGMAFVQGETSFYIMRLLLGVAEAGLFPGVMLYLTYWFDREQRARATGYFLLGVCLANILSGPLGGALLEMDGVLGWHGWQWLFVLEGLPAVALAFVVWKKLPDGPASAPWLSAADAQDIERRLAAERAAAPQQSKLGQMFRDRQIWLAIAVYFVHQITIYTVIFFLPGIIGTYAALSPFQIGLLTAVPWIAAAIGAATFPRLATSPRRCRTLLFCGLLTMAAGLLLASLANSFIGLIGFSLTALMLFVVQSILFVFPSSRLSGSALAAGLAFVTTCGLLGGFVGPSVMGLIEQTTGSTRNGLWVIAAMLVLAALVSTRLRQGQEQA; encoded by the coding sequence ATGACAACCCTCACCAGTGCAGCGGCTTCGGCCCCTGCCGCCACCACCGAGCAGCGCCTGAACGGCCTGCTGTTGCGCAAATTGATGCCACTGCTCATCGTCGTCTACGTGATGAGCTTTCTTGATCGCACCAACATCGCCCTGGCAAAAGCCAGCATGGGCATCGACCTGGGCCTGTCGGCAGCGGCCTATGGCCTGGGTGCCGGCCTGTTCTTCCTGACCTACGCGCTGGCCGAAGTGCCCAGCAACCTGATCATGCACCGGGTTGGCGCGCGCTTCTGGATCACCCGCATCATGATCACCTGGGGCCTGCTCTCGTCGGGCATGGCCTTCGTCCAGGGAGAAACGTCGTTCTACATCATGCGCCTGTTGCTGGGGGTGGCCGAGGCAGGCTTGTTTCCTGGGGTGATGCTGTACCTGACCTACTGGTTTGACCGCGAACAGCGCGCCCGCGCCACGGGTTACTTCCTGCTGGGCGTGTGCCTGGCCAACATCCTCAGCGGCCCACTGGGCGGGGCACTGCTGGAAATGGACGGCGTACTGGGCTGGCATGGCTGGCAATGGCTGTTCGTGCTGGAAGGCCTGCCTGCCGTGGCCTTGGCCTTCGTGGTGTGGAAAAAGCTGCCGGACGGCCCGGCCTCGGCGCCCTGGCTGTCGGCGGCCGACGCCCAGGACATCGAACGCCGCCTGGCGGCCGAACGGGCTGCCGCGCCACAGCAGAGCAAGCTGGGGCAGATGTTCCGCGACCGGCAGATCTGGTTGGCGATCGCGGTGTACTTCGTGCACCAGATCACCATCTACACGGTGATCTTCTTCCTGCCGGGCATCATCGGCACTTACGCTGCGCTCTCCCCCTTCCAGATAGGCCTGCTGACTGCGGTGCCGTGGATTGCTGCGGCCATCGGTGCTGCCACTTTCCCGCGCCTGGCCACTTCGCCACGCCGTTGCCGCACCCTGCTGTTCTGTGGCCTGCTGACCATGGCGGCCGGGTTGCTGCTGGCTTCGCTGGCCAACTCGTTCATCGGCCTGATCGGGTTTTCACTGACCGCCCTGATGCTGTTCGTGGTGCAGTCGATCCTGTTTGTCTTCCCGTCCAGCCGACTGAGTGGCAGCGCCCTGGCGGCAGGCTTGGCGTTCGTCACCACCTGCGGCCTGCTGGGTGGTTTCGTCGGCCCCTCGGTGATGGGCCTGATCGAGCAGACCACCGGCAGTACCCGTAACGGTTTGTGGGTCATTGCCGCAATGCTGGTGCTGGCAGCATTGGTCAGTACCCGCTTGCGCCAGGGGCAGGAGCAGGCGTAG
- the gabR_2 gene encoding HTH-type transcriptional regulatory protein GabR (*Name gabR_2) yields MGQAVPGEFAYRKVYRYLEALIEQASGVGPCKLPSLRALSRRLRVSLATVQSAYNLLEEEGRVQCLPRSGYYAQAAAKAEAAAMPRQPPLPVQPLLERVLLGHERRMARQRASSVARLETLGDPRLRNAVAEFYTRSSSQYWCAEDVQLAPDVQALLETVLAGLALQGGTVLVQSPCCWQVLRALARAGMRVLEVSADSRGNPDLRALARLLEGEPVCMLVMPSCLGMPQGRLVSPHYQQQLGQLLGQHSVWLLENDLDSEHCYSGPPHTRLRDWVDPRSLLVLGAFEPAVGAEAPYAYVLGQDAALAKAFAERAFRLAPLRLQALALMLGKRQIEMQLVQLRIDLQWRTQYLMRALELQFGQRVVLQMPQGGRMLWVRFRQPLEWDCIVAALAGSVLHALPGGEFSLQGRYQQYLALVWLGDQPGDLQQAVERLAQALEPRCGRPAGAPR; encoded by the coding sequence ATGGGGCAAGCGGTTCCTGGCGAATTCGCCTATCGCAAAGTGTATCGCTATCTGGAGGCGTTGATCGAGCAGGCTTCGGGCGTTGGCCCGTGCAAGTTGCCGTCGTTGCGTGCGCTGTCCCGACGGCTGCGGGTTTCATTGGCTACCGTGCAAAGCGCCTACAACCTGCTGGAGGAAGAAGGCCGCGTCCAGTGTTTGCCAAGGTCTGGTTACTACGCTCAGGCCGCGGCCAAGGCAGAAGCAGCGGCCATGCCTCGGCAGCCACCCTTGCCGGTGCAGCCATTGCTGGAGCGTGTGCTGCTAGGGCACGAGCGGCGCATGGCCCGTCAGCGCGCCAGCAGCGTTGCACGGTTGGAAACGCTCGGCGACCCCCGCCTGCGCAATGCCGTGGCTGAGTTTTATACCCGTTCCTCCAGCCAGTACTGGTGTGCCGAGGACGTTCAACTGGCCCCGGATGTTCAAGCGTTGCTGGAGACGGTGCTCGCGGGGCTTGCCTTGCAGGGAGGGACGGTGCTGGTGCAGTCGCCTTGTTGCTGGCAGGTGTTGCGCGCGTTGGCGCGTGCAGGCATGCGGGTGCTGGAAGTGTCTGCGGATAGCCGCGGCAACCCGGACCTGCGCGCTTTGGCCCGGTTGCTGGAGGGCGAGCCGGTGTGCATGCTGGTCATGCCGTCGTGCCTTGGCATGCCACAGGGGCGCCTGGTGTCACCGCACTATCAGCAGCAGCTTGGCCAGCTACTTGGGCAGCATTCTGTATGGTTGCTGGAAAATGACCTGGACAGTGAACACTGTTACAGCGGGCCGCCACACACGCGCCTGCGCGATTGGGTCGACCCCCGCTCGCTGTTGGTGCTGGGGGCATTCGAGCCTGCCGTGGGGGCAGAGGCGCCCTACGCTTATGTGCTGGGCCAAGACGCTGCACTGGCCAAGGCCTTTGCCGAACGGGCATTTCGGCTTGCGCCGCTACGCCTGCAAGCGCTTGCCCTGATGCTGGGTAAAAGGCAGATCGAGATGCAACTTGTACAGCTGCGTATCGACCTGCAATGGCGCACGCAATACCTGATGCGCGCGCTAGAGTTGCAGTTTGGTCAGCGTGTGGTATTGCAGATGCCCCAGGGTGGGCGAATGCTGTGGGTGCGTTTTCGCCAACCGCTGGAGTGGGACTGCATCGTGGCGGCGTTGGCAGGCTCCGTCTTGCATGCGCTGCCGGGTGGGGAGTTCAGCCTGCAGGGGCGTTACCAGCAATACCTGGCGCTGGTGTGGCTGGGTGACCAGCCGGGCGACCTGCAACAGGCGGTGGAGCGCCTGGCCCAGGCGCTGGAGCCACGCTGCGGGCGACCCGCCGGCGCGCCACGCTGA